One Candidatus Lernaella stagnicola DNA window includes the following coding sequences:
- a CDS encoding sigma-54 dependent transcriptional regulator, translated as MDRTGDILIAEDDRSLRRLISYTLERLGYSVTGVDNGALAADAMKDRPFDVVLTDVRMPEMDGIELLRFIKEFDPAIDVLVLTGHSSITDAVEAIKLGAYDYLEKPVHAEKLAAVIDRIFERKSLRQKADALERRERRDFEYFGMLGRSAAMNRLFQNIGRIARYNNPVLISGESGTGKELVAVALHHAGPRADRPFVAFNGAGIVDSLFESQLFGHQRGAFTGAVRDQTGLMEQADGGTLFIDEVGEISSPNQAKLLRALETMEVRPVGAGRAKRVDIRIVAATNKDLKRAMEEGRFREDLYYRLRGFTLNLVPLRERPDDIELLADFFLREARRENNLQVEGFAPKTREFFDRYPWPGNVRELRHVVATAAALTNDSLISMNDLPSDMVSRTVESGDDRAPSPLDAAPLAHNAQPPALEEMTRRHVRLVMEFAHENKSEAARILGVSRHVLYRMLKKYSL; from the coding sequence ATGGACAGGACAGGCGACATACTCATCGCGGAAGACGACCGCTCCCTGCGGCGATTGATCAGCTACACTCTCGAGCGGTTGGGGTACAGCGTCACCGGCGTGGACAACGGCGCTCTGGCCGCCGACGCGATGAAAGATCGCCCCTTCGACGTGGTGCTCACCGACGTGCGCATGCCGGAAATGGACGGCATCGAGTTGCTGCGCTTCATCAAGGAATTCGACCCGGCCATCGACGTGCTCGTGCTCACCGGTCATTCCTCGATCACCGACGCTGTCGAAGCCATCAAGCTCGGCGCGTACGACTACCTCGAGAAACCCGTGCACGCGGAAAAGCTCGCCGCCGTCATCGACCGCATATTCGAACGCAAATCGTTACGCCAAAAGGCCGACGCGCTCGAACGCCGGGAACGACGCGACTTCGAATATTTCGGCATGCTCGGCCGCAGCGCCGCGATGAACCGACTCTTTCAAAACATCGGCCGCATCGCTCGCTACAACAACCCGGTGCTGATCAGCGGTGAATCCGGAACGGGCAAGGAATTGGTGGCCGTGGCGCTGCATCACGCAGGCCCGCGCGCCGACCGTCCCTTCGTGGCTTTCAACGGCGCGGGCATCGTGGACAGCCTTTTCGAAAGCCAACTATTCGGCCACCAGCGCGGCGCTTTCACCGGCGCGGTGCGGGACCAAACCGGTCTCATGGAGCAAGCCGACGGCGGCACGTTATTCATCGATGAAGTGGGGGAAATTTCCTCGCCCAACCAAGCCAAGCTGTTACGCGCCTTGGAAACGATGGAGGTTCGGCCGGTCGGGGCCGGCCGCGCGAAGCGTGTCGACATCCGCATCGTGGCGGCGACGAACAAGGACCTAAAACGCGCCATGGAGGAGGGACGCTTCCGCGAAGACCTTTACTACCGTCTACGCGGTTTCACGCTGAACCTTGTGCCGCTCCGCGAGCGACCGGACGACATCGAACTGCTCGCCGATTTCTTCCTGCGGGAAGCGCGTCGCGAAAACAACCTCCAAGTGGAGGGCTTCGCGCCAAAGACCCGTGAATTTTTCGACCGATACCCGTGGCCGGGCAATGTCCGCGAATTGCGCCACGTTGTCGCGACCGCCGCCGCGTTGACCAACGACTCGCTGATCTCTATGAACGACCTGCCGTCGGATATGGTTTCGCGCACTGTCGAAAGCGGTGATGACAGGGCGCCGTCGCCCCTGGACGCGGCGCCGCTCGCCCACAACGCCCAGCCTCCGGCGCTCGAGGAAATGACCCGGCGACATGTGAGGCTCGTGATGGAATTCGCTCACGAAAACAAAAGCGAAGCGGCGCGCATTCTGGGCGTATCGCGCCACGTTCTGTACCGCATGCTGAAAAAGTATTCCCTCTGA
- a CDS encoding histidine kinase dimerization/phospho-acceptor domain-containing protein: protein MHTLLEKQLAQLRIAAQTPPDAEQWAALLNEISRAYEALLGENPQPPAEGSAEHLRHELKTPLASVRGFADVILNDTDLDDATRREFLQLIVKETDRVITLVDRHIR, encoded by the coding sequence ATGCATACGCTCTTAGAAAAACAGCTCGCCCAATTGCGGATTGCCGCCCAAACACCCCCCGATGCGGAGCAATGGGCCGCGTTGCTCAACGAAATCAGTCGCGCCTACGAGGCGCTGTTGGGCGAAAACCCCCAGCCGCCCGCCGAAGGGTCCGCCGAGCACCTGCGGCACGAACTGAAAACCCCGCTCGCGTCGGTGCGCGGTTTCGCGGACGTCATTCTCAACGATACGGATCTCGACGACGCCACGCGTCGTGAATTCCTGCAGTTGATCGTCAAGGAAACCGACCGCGTGATTACCCTCGTCGATCGCCACATCCGCTAG
- a CDS encoding aryl-sulfate sulfotransferase produces MHQRCLITLLLVATLIVGACSDAQDGNHLNGTTFGDAVDDHDSDDGNNDNNLDGDTTIDDQYALPAATCAVEVQPASDLNPLYRELKISCPGDVAVTGFVTAGGEPGRGWSTPRRSEAAREHRLRFYGLLGNKTFQYALFDADSGDAVARGEFTVPPLPLWMPWLNVSQFDPRTRRGLWFAATITSPRVSELGVYFLRAVAVFDRRGRVRFFHEVEHALGEVYEPLQGVIPFSNGEMVVSDVHDLLAIRPDGTEYIMFDLEVLDGAFQEAHHQSFVADWDAEVAVVLFDELGPGLLCDLDTPTEKALGDGIAVINRNGNELWRWSVFDHQQAVAPYQMNQCMCRSSHYGKDVIDWTHGNAVWPIPEEDAILLSLRNAMQIVKIDVSTGNVMWQMGPGLDFTWIGEDEDEDVWFRLQHGPIRLPNGNLLLFDNGNGRYGMDCRLGSWSRALELEVDEDAMTVEPVWEHRVPFSQAMGNVERLPTGETFIYNGWMGDAVEVTPDHDEIWAAKFPRMVKAFTLRYMKSNWSYEL; encoded by the coding sequence ATGCACCAACGATGTCTCATCACGTTGTTGCTCGTCGCGACATTGATTGTCGGCGCATGTTCCGACGCCCAAGACGGCAACCATCTAAATGGTACCACCTTTGGCGATGCGGTCGATGATCATGACAGCGACGATGGCAACAACGACAACAACCTTGACGGCGACACGACGATCGACGACCAGTATGCCCTCCCGGCCGCCACTTGCGCCGTGGAAGTGCAACCGGCTTCCGATCTCAACCCCCTGTATCGGGAATTGAAGATCTCGTGCCCGGGTGACGTGGCCGTCACAGGCTTCGTCACCGCGGGGGGCGAACCCGGCCGTGGCTGGTCCACACCTCGCCGCAGCGAAGCGGCGCGCGAACACCGCCTTCGTTTCTACGGCCTGCTCGGCAACAAGACGTTCCAATACGCTCTTTTCGACGCCGATAGCGGCGACGCAGTTGCGCGGGGCGAATTCACCGTGCCGCCACTGCCGCTATGGATGCCGTGGCTCAACGTCAGCCAATTTGACCCGCGTACGCGCCGAGGCTTGTGGTTCGCCGCCACGATCACTTCGCCCCGCGTCAGCGAACTGGGCGTTTATTTCTTGCGGGCGGTGGCCGTCTTCGACCGTCGCGGTCGCGTTCGCTTCTTCCACGAGGTCGAACACGCACTCGGCGAAGTTTACGAGCCCTTGCAAGGCGTCATTCCGTTCAGCAACGGCGAGATGGTCGTTTCCGACGTACACGATTTGCTGGCCATTCGGCCCGACGGCACCGAATACATCATGTTCGACCTTGAGGTGCTCGACGGCGCATTTCAGGAGGCGCATCACCAATCGTTCGTGGCCGACTGGGATGCCGAAGTCGCCGTCGTTCTGTTCGACGAACTCGGGCCCGGCCTGCTGTGCGATCTCGACACTCCCACTGAAAAAGCGCTTGGCGACGGAATTGCGGTCATCAACCGCAACGGCAACGAACTGTGGCGGTGGTCTGTGTTCGACCATCAGCAAGCGGTCGCGCCCTATCAGATGAATCAATGCATGTGTCGCTCTTCCCACTACGGGAAAGACGTCATCGACTGGACTCACGGCAATGCCGTCTGGCCGATCCCGGAGGAAGACGCGATTTTGCTATCGCTCCGCAACGCCATGCAAATCGTCAAGATCGACGTCAGCACCGGGAACGTGATGTGGCAAATGGGGCCGGGCCTCGACTTCACCTGGATTGGCGAAGACGAGGACGAAGACGTCTGGTTCCGGCTGCAACACGGTCCCATCCGCCTGCCCAACGGCAACCTGTTGTTGTTTGATAACGGCAACGGCCGCTACGGCATGGATTGCCGCCTCGGGTCCTGGAGCCGGGCGCTGGAGCTAGAGGTCGACGAAGACGCTATGACCGTCGAGCCCGTCTGGGAGCATCGGGTCCCCTTCTCGCAGGCGATGGGCAACGTCGAGCGCCTGCCGACCGGCGAAACATTCATCTACAACGGCTGGATGGGCGACGCTGTTGAAGTAACGCCGGATCACGACGAGATTTGGGCCGCGAAATTTCCGCGGATGGTGAAGGCCTTCACGTTGCGCTACATGAAGAGCAACTGGAGCTACGAACTCTAA
- a CDS encoding DUF2723 domain-containing protein: protein MNDEAYMQDPFQIQRVRRWQWSAVAFALVLYSWSLAPTTFWLDSAQLQVRALEAFQWSPDARQYPLYIFMARLLTLALSPVNAAWGLNALTAAFGCLAVYWLFELLTRLRISAPAALAGCVAYTVAHTVWYVSVITEVYTLFALLLFGMLAAVVRWSRERPQSLYGAAFLLGLGMGHHRLMWLALAPLGLYVWLRRAELTPGVRRRSFGVFLVGLLPLASWAAYYLWSGHTVGEFFNAYFFSGIPNWRTVMQDVSPTKFGKSALLFALFFVYNFVGAALIFGAAGFVSAWRRRTPETWLFVSLAAVNMAFGLDYNVEDQWVFFLPVYAVFVVWVAQGADAWLRRLQAREKPFRRWAVPVMLVVLAATPILTYAVTPRILADTNVLPAKRANAEAYYRMLFNPSRRGDRAAYEFARRVFDEVPRNSVLLCDAASYSVLRYFQQSENVGHTIWLGFLDSTDADYLRSVIAEHESSHEVYLVLNPFHPWSSQADFERVGKGVGSDLSLYKADPTTGAKALIMTRRQSVAPVAALRVRSSSCSSCSAT, encoded by the coding sequence ATGAACGACGAAGCGTACATGCAAGATCCTTTTCAGATACAGCGGGTGCGCCGGTGGCAGTGGTCGGCGGTCGCGTTTGCGTTGGTGTTGTATTCCTGGTCGCTGGCGCCCACGACTTTCTGGCTCGACAGCGCTCAGTTGCAGGTACGCGCCTTGGAGGCGTTTCAGTGGTCGCCGGACGCCCGGCAGTACCCACTGTATATCTTCATGGCGCGCTTGTTGACGCTGGCGCTTTCGCCGGTCAACGCTGCTTGGGGGCTCAACGCCCTGACGGCGGCGTTCGGTTGCCTGGCGGTGTACTGGTTGTTCGAGCTGCTGACGCGCTTGCGCATATCGGCACCGGCGGCGCTGGCCGGTTGCGTGGCATACACGGTGGCCCACACGGTGTGGTACGTAAGCGTCATCACCGAAGTGTACACGCTGTTCGCCCTGTTGTTGTTCGGTATGCTGGCGGCGGTCGTGCGCTGGTCGCGCGAACGCCCGCAGTCACTGTACGGCGCGGCGTTTTTGCTCGGTTTGGGTATGGGGCATCATCGTTTGATGTGGCTCGCTCTGGCGCCGCTGGGTTTGTACGTGTGGCTGCGGCGCGCCGAGTTGACCCCGGGAGTGCGGCGGCGGAGCTTCGGGGTATTTCTTGTCGGCCTGCTGCCGCTCGCGTCGTGGGCGGCGTACTACCTCTGGAGCGGCCACACGGTGGGCGAGTTTTTCAACGCGTACTTTTTTTCCGGAATCCCCAATTGGCGCACCGTGATGCAGGACGTTTCGCCGACCAAATTCGGCAAGAGCGCGCTGCTGTTCGCGTTGTTTTTTGTCTACAACTTCGTCGGCGCGGCGTTGATCTTCGGGGCGGCGGGCTTCGTGTCGGCCTGGCGGCGACGCACGCCCGAGACGTGGTTGTTTGTTTCCTTGGCCGCGGTAAACATGGCGTTTGGACTGGATTACAACGTCGAGGATCAATGGGTTTTCTTCCTGCCGGTCTACGCGGTGTTCGTCGTTTGGGTGGCGCAGGGGGCCGACGCGTGGTTGCGCCGATTGCAGGCTCGTGAAAAGCCCTTCCGGCGCTGGGCCGTGCCGGTGATGTTGGTCGTCCTCGCGGCCACGCCGATTCTCACTTATGCCGTGACGCCGCGCATCTTGGCCGACACCAACGTACTACCGGCCAAGCGGGCAAACGCCGAGGCGTACTATCGCATGCTGTTCAATCCGAGCCGGCGCGGCGATCGCGCGGCCTACGAGTTCGCGCGGCGGGTGTTCGACGAGGTGCCCCGCAATTCGGTGTTGTTGTGCGACGCGGCGTCGTATTCGGTGTTGCGATATTTTCAGCAAAGCGAAAACGTGGGTCACACGATCTGGTTGGGTTTCCTGGATTCTACCGACGCTGACTACCTGCGCAGTGTCATCGCCGAACACGAATCGAGCCATGAAGTGTACCTTGTACTCAACCCCTTCCATCCATGGTCGTCGCAGGCGGATTTCGAGCGGGTCGGCAAGGGGGTGGGCAGTGACTTGTCGCTGTACAAGGCCGACCCTACAACGGGGGCCAAAGCGCTGATCATGACCCGCCGCCAGTCCGTTGCGCCCGTCGCGGCGCTTAGAGTTCGTAGCTCCAGTTGCTCTTCATGTAGCGCAACGTGA